In one window of Photobacterium leiognathi DNA:
- the guaB gene encoding IMP dehydrogenase — MLRIKQEALTFDDVLLVPAHSTVLPNTADLRTQLTKDIALNIPMVSASMDTVTEGRLAIALAQEGGIGFIHKNMSIEQQANQVRMVKKFEAGVVSEPVTVKPTATIADVKRLTAENGFAGYPVVTDNNELVGIITGRDVRFVTDLSMKVEDVMTSKTKLASAKEGASREEVEAIMQQHRVEKVLLVDDEFRLKGMITAKDFQKAERKPNACKDERGRLRVGAAVGAGAGNEERVAALVEAGVDVLLIDSSHGHSEGVLQRIRETRAAFPNLPIVGGNVATAEGARALIEAGVSAVKVGIGPGSICTTRIVTGVGVPQITAISEAASVADQYGIPVIADGGIRFSGDMCKAIAAGASCVMVGSMFAGTEEAPGEVELYQGRAYKSYRGMGSLGAMSKGSSDRYFQTDNAADKLVPEGIEGRVAYKGHMKEIVHQQMGGLRSSMGLTGSATIEDLRTKAEFVRITGAGMKESHVHDVTITKEAPNYRMG, encoded by the coding sequence ATGTTACGAATTAAACAAGAAGCTTTAACCTTCGATGATGTTTTGCTGGTTCCAGCCCATTCAACCGTTCTACCTAACACTGCCGATCTGCGCACTCAACTGACCAAAGATATTGCTCTAAATATCCCAATGGTGTCAGCGTCAATGGATACTGTGACTGAAGGTCGCCTAGCAATTGCACTTGCTCAAGAGGGTGGTATTGGTTTCATTCACAAGAACATGTCTATTGAACAGCAAGCGAATCAAGTTCGCATGGTGAAGAAGTTCGAAGCGGGTGTGGTTTCAGAGCCTGTAACCGTTAAGCCAACAGCAACGATTGCTGATGTTAAACGCCTAACAGCAGAAAATGGTTTCGCAGGTTACCCTGTAGTGACTGATAACAATGAACTGGTTGGTATTATCACTGGTCGTGATGTTCGCTTTGTTACAGACCTTTCAATGAAAGTTGAAGATGTAATGACATCTAAAACAAAACTTGCTTCTGCAAAAGAAGGCGCATCACGTGAAGAAGTTGAAGCTATCATGCAACAACACCGCGTTGAAAAAGTGCTACTTGTTGATGATGAGTTCCGTCTAAAAGGCATGATCACAGCAAAAGATTTCCAAAAAGCGGAACGTAAACCAAACGCATGTAAAGATGAGCGTGGTCGTCTACGTGTTGGTGCTGCAGTTGGTGCTGGTGCGGGTAACGAAGAGCGTGTAGCAGCACTGGTTGAAGCGGGTGTTGACGTACTGCTTATCGATTCTTCACACGGTCACTCTGAAGGCGTTCTGCAACGTATTCGTGAAACGCGTGCAGCATTCCCTAATCTTCCAATTGTTGGCGGTAACGTAGCAACAGCTGAAGGTGCACGTGCACTGATTGAGGCTGGCGTAAGTGCAGTGAAAGTGGGTATTGGCCCAGGTTCAATTTGTACCACACGTATCGTGACAGGTGTTGGTGTTCCACAAATTACAGCTATTTCAGAAGCAGCATCTGTTGCTGATCAATACGGTATTCCTGTTATCGCTGATGGCGGTATCCGTTTCTCTGGTGATATGTGTAAAGCGATTGCTGCTGGTGCATCATGTGTAATGGTTGGCTCAATGTTCGCGGGTACTGAAGAAGCACCGGGTGAAGTTGAGTTATACCAAGGCCGTGCATACAAATCTTACCGTGGCATGGGCTCACTAGGTGCGATGTCTAAAGGTTCTTCTGACCGTTACTTCCAAACAGATAATGCAGCAGACAAATTAGTACCAGAAGGTATTGAAGGTCGTGTGGCATACAAAGGTCACATGAAAGAGATCGTACACCAACAAATGGGTGGTTTACGTTCAAGCATGGGCTTAACAGGCTCTGCAACTATTGAAGATCTTCGTACTAAAGCTGAATTTGTACGCATCACAGGTGCTGGTATGAAAGAGTCACACGTACATGATGTGACAATCACTAAAGAAGCACCAAACTACCGTATGGGTTAA
- a CDS encoding OmpA family protein, with protein MKLKSLSLSVLAALSLGVATSAMAADATTSTTVTAPAQTAPSYDQSGFWVGGALGMGYVSNSDISKFPGSANGEAPSVKLDAGYDFNKYFGIYGSYDYMHDLGNADMHLATLGLKGNLPLTQKLSAFGKVGATYIYADNKNFADNALHMKSDSFSPTAGLGLSYQITHALSTQIGADYYQDLRTSHGHADLTQAYWGMTYKFGQPATPMVVTNNVEVVKEVAVESQVPTRSSYVLPYQNGQTKLNDYGRYNLGEVIATMQANPEVNAQIIGRADKVGSAAINEKVSAERAANVANYLEANGIDASRLTVSSVSYNDPIKTDAATKTNYVQRSVQIILK; from the coding sequence ATGAAATTGAAATCTCTATCTCTATCTGTACTAGCAGCTTTATCTCTAGGTGTTGCTACATCTGCAATGGCAGCTGATGCAACTACTAGCACTACAGTTACAGCACCTGCACAAACAGCACCTTCTTACGATCAATCTGGTTTCTGGGTTGGTGGTGCACTAGGTATGGGTTACGTATCTAACAGCGATATTTCTAAGTTCCCTGGTTCTGCAAACGGTGAAGCACCAAGTGTTAAACTAGACGCTGGTTACGACTTCAACAAGTACTTCGGTATTTACGGTAGCTACGACTACATGCACGATCTAGGTAACGCTGACATGCACCTAGCTACTTTAGGTCTAAAAGGTAACCTACCTCTAACTCAAAAACTATCTGCGTTCGGTAAAGTTGGTGCAACTTACATCTACGCTGATAACAAGAACTTTGCAGACAACGCGCTACACATGAAGTCTGACAGCTTCTCACCAACAGCTGGTCTAGGTCTGTCTTACCAAATCACTCACGCACTATCTACTCAAATCGGTGCTGATTACTACCAAGACCTACGTACTTCACACGGTCACGCTGATCTAACTCAAGCGTACTGGGGTATGACTTACAAGTTCGGTCAACCTGCAACTCCAATGGTTGTTACTAACAACGTTGAAGTTGTTAAAGAAGTAGCTGTTGAGTCTCAAGTACCAACTCGTTCTTCTTACGTTCTACCATACCAAAATGGTCAAACTAAGCTAAACGACTACGGCCGTTACAACCTAGGTGAAGTTATTGCAACTATGCAAGCTAACCCAGAAGTTAACGCTCAAATCATCGGTCGTGCAGACAAAGTTGGTTCTGCTGCAATCAACGAAAAAGTATCTGCAGAGCGTGCTGCAAACGTTGCTAACTACCTAGAAGCTAACGGTATCGACGCATCTCGTCTAACTGTTTCTTCTGTAAGCTACAACGATCCAATCAAAACTGACGCTGCTACTAAGACTAACTACGTACAACGTTCAGTACAGATCATCCTTAAGTAA
- a CDS encoding zinc ribbon domain-containing protein, which produces MTDKADNICPQCNSILSWKNQGYFCDFCQQEVKKTVFCPDCNEQLEKLQACGSASYFCNHCNELKSKSRVKVQFRMNSQA; this is translated from the coding sequence ATGACAGATAAGGCAGATAATATTTGTCCGCAATGCAATAGCATTTTAAGTTGGAAAAATCAGGGTTACTTTTGTGACTTTTGCCAGCAAGAAGTAAAAAAAACAGTATTTTGCCCTGACTGTAATGAGCAATTAGAGAAGCTACAAGCTTGTGGTTCTGCGAGTTATTTTTGTAATCACTGCAATGAGTTAAAATCTAAATCTCGGGTAAAAGTACAGTTTAGAATGAACTCTCAAGCTTAA
- a CDS encoding winged helix-turn-helix domain-containing protein codes for MIIYKQGKDCFEPQKSAYSTPETTTKLSASETKILQYLIDNSGEIISRDKLLEIGWSDKVVVPNSLNVAIANLRKAFKTKNEIIITIKGAGFTIAKNTFIQQQIQPEVIVEDESVTEEVSSLTSNTAKDETMVSTLDNNDDVVVDSTPLSHFAKIGYGACIIAVLAWIGLWTSSWQSPPCVSVNNQQICGNIELLNLNELPKDMPTKGTVYIDSTGKLHEKN; via the coding sequence ATGATCATATATAAGCAGGGTAAAGATTGCTTTGAGCCCCAAAAAAGCGCTTATTCTACGCCTGAGACCACAACTAAACTGAGTGCGAGCGAAACAAAGATACTGCAATATTTAATCGATAACAGCGGTGAAATTATTAGCCGAGATAAACTGTTAGAGATTGGCTGGTCAGACAAGGTTGTTGTACCTAACTCATTAAACGTTGCTATTGCGAACCTACGTAAAGCCTTTAAAACAAAAAATGAAATTATCATTACGATTAAAGGTGCTGGATTCACTATTGCTAAGAACACCTTTATACAGCAGCAAATTCAGCCTGAAGTCATCGTTGAAGATGAGTCTGTTACAGAGGAAGTGTCATCACTAACATCAAATACAGCTAAAGATGAAACAATGGTAAGTACGCTAGATAACAATGATGATGTTGTGGTTGATAGCACACCATTATCTCATTTCGCCAAAATTGGTTACGGTGCTTGTATTATCGCAGTACTCGCGTGGATTGGCTTATGGACAAGCAGTTGGCAATCACCGCCCTGCGTATCCGTTAATAATCAGCAAATCTGTGGTAACATTGAGCTCCTTAACTTAAATGAGTTGCCAAAAGATATGCCGACTAAAGGCACGGTATACATAGATTCAACAGGTAAACTACATGAAAAAAATTAA
- a CDS encoding META domain-containing protein: protein MKKATLCLLALITISLTSCFSNQQLDKSAQMVGGWKLKGGIEIPGITKRRPSLNIEPNMEVTGFTGCNLFKGKVEPDGDFSLPAVTHKMCLPELVKQENEMLNVLRSATSIEVINSSLIVDAGDKFLVFEKTNAS, encoded by the coding sequence ATGAAAAAAGCAACACTATGCTTATTAGCATTAATCACTATTTCATTAACCAGTTGTTTTTCTAATCAGCAATTAGATAAATCAGCACAAATGGTTGGTGGCTGGAAATTAAAGGGAGGCATTGAAATCCCTGGTATCACTAAGCGTCGCCCATCATTAAATATTGAACCTAATATGGAAGTTACAGGTTTCACTGGTTGTAATTTATTTAAAGGTAAAGTTGAGCCTGATGGTGATTTTTCACTACCTGCAGTGACTCATAAGATGTGTCTACCTGAGCTCGTTAAGCAAGAGAACGAAATGCTTAATGTATTACGTAGTGCAACAAGTATTGAAGTGATTAACAGTAGCTTAATCGTTGATGCTGGTGACAAGTTCCTTGTATTTGAAAAAACCAATGCAAGTTAA
- the xseA gene encoding exodeoxyribonuclease VII large subunit, which produces MTTFSPQSQTNSRIYTVSSLNAQVRLILENEMGVVWLIGELSNFSMPVSGHWYFTLKDSRAQVKCAMFKGSNRHVTFKPGNGNQVLVKARLSLYEPRGDYQLIIESMQPEGDGRLQQQFEQLKMSLAAEGLFAQSLKKALPDQPKRVGIITSKTGAALHDILHVLQRRDPSLPIVIYPTMVQGEGAAISIAQAIGRANARQECDVLIVGRGGGSLEDLWAFNEEIVARTIAASQIPIVSAVGHEVDVTIADFVADVRAPTPSAAAELISRDMTHQTQLLDRKRQQLRHAITAYLSQSLRQTTQLQHRLERQHPQLRLNLQQQHLDEISQRLTQVMAKKLQKHQQHVEHNNYKLSLYSPASLVRNAQRNLERSEQRLYDALDRKLLNARHKLAVAAEKLETVSPLATLARGYSITRNEQGDVLRKASQVKAGDTLITTVTDGEIHSSVIK; this is translated from the coding sequence GTGACCACTTTCTCTCCGCAAAGCCAAACTAATAGCCGTATTTACACCGTTTCTAGCCTTAATGCTCAGGTTCGTCTTATCCTTGAAAATGAAATGGGCGTGGTGTGGCTAATTGGTGAATTGTCTAATTTCTCTATGCCTGTTTCTGGCCATTGGTATTTCACGCTTAAAGATTCTCGCGCTCAAGTAAAGTGTGCAATGTTCAAAGGCAGTAACCGCCATGTCACTTTTAAACCCGGTAACGGTAATCAGGTTTTAGTCAAAGCACGCTTATCATTGTATGAACCTCGTGGTGATTACCAACTGATCATTGAAAGCATGCAACCTGAAGGTGATGGTCGTCTTCAACAGCAATTTGAACAGCTAAAAATGTCACTTGCAGCTGAAGGTTTATTTGCTCAATCGTTGAAAAAAGCACTGCCAGATCAACCTAAACGCGTAGGTATCATTACCTCAAAAACAGGTGCAGCACTACACGATATTTTGCATGTATTACAGCGCCGAGATCCGAGCCTACCCATTGTGATTTATCCAACCATGGTACAAGGTGAAGGTGCTGCGATATCTATTGCACAAGCGATTGGTCGCGCCAATGCGAGACAAGAATGTGATGTGTTGATTGTTGGTCGAGGTGGTGGTTCATTAGAAGATCTTTGGGCATTTAATGAAGAGATCGTCGCACGTACAATTGCAGCAAGCCAAATTCCGATTGTGAGTGCCGTTGGTCACGAAGTCGATGTGACAATCGCAGATTTTGTTGCCGATGTTCGCGCACCAACCCCCTCTGCTGCAGCTGAATTAATCAGTCGTGATATGACGCATCAAACACAACTGCTTGATCGTAAAAGGCAACAATTGCGTCATGCTATTACTGCTTATTTATCGCAGTCGCTACGTCAAACAACCCAGTTGCAACATCGTTTAGAACGTCAGCATCCGCAGCTTCGTCTTAATTTACAACAACAACATCTCGATGAAATAAGTCAGCGCTTAACCCAAGTAATGGCGAAAAAACTTCAAAAGCATCAACAACATGTTGAACATAACAACTATAAGCTTTCACTCTATTCTCCAGCATCATTAGTGAGAAACGCACAACGGAATTTAGAACGTAGCGAGCAGCGCCTTTATGATGCATTAGATAGAAAGCTGCTTAATGCTCGCCACAAATTAGCGGTTGCAGCAGAAAAATTGGAAACAGTTAGCCCACTAGCAACTCTGGCTCGTGGTTACTCTATTACTCGAAATGAGCAAGGTGATGTGCTCAGAAAAGCATCACAAGTAAAAGCTGGCGATACCTTGATCACAACAGTAACGGATGGTGAAATTCACTCAAGCGTGATCAAATAA
- the guaA gene encoding glutamine-hydrolyzing GMP synthase — protein MTTTTNIHDQRILILDFGSQYTQLIARRIREIGVYCELWSWDVDEADIREFAPNGIILSGGPESVTEAGSPRAPQYVFEAGVPVFGVCYGMQTMAEQLGGKVAGSSEREFGYAQVKIVEPTHFLEGIQDAVAEDGTALMDVWMSHGDKVVEIPSDFVKVAETETCPFAAMANEEKRFYGVQFHPEVTHTRQGMKLIENFVMNICGCEKLWTSANIIEDAVARIKEQVGDDEVILGLSGGVDSSVVAMLIHRAIGDKLTCVFVDNGLLRLNEGQQVMDMFGDKFGLNIVHVQAEERFLSALAGIDDPEAKRKKIGHVFVDVFDEESKKLSNAKWLAQGTIYPDVIESAASKTGKAHVIKSHHNVGGLPDDMEMGLVEPLKELFKDEVRKIGLELGLPYNMLYRHPFPGPGLGVRVLGEVKKEYCDLLRRADAIFIEELHKADLYNKVSQAFTVFLPVRSVGVMGDGRKYDWVVSLRAVETIDFMTAHWAHLPYDFLGKVSNRIINEVDGISRVVYDISGKPPATIEWE, from the coding sequence ATGACCACGACCACTAATATTCATGATCAACGCATCCTTATTTTGGACTTTGGCTCTCAATACACACAGTTAATCGCACGTCGTATCCGTGAGATAGGTGTTTACTGTGAACTTTGGAGCTGGGATGTTGATGAAGCCGATATCCGTGAATTTGCGCCAAACGGTATTATTCTTTCTGGTGGTCCTGAAAGTGTAACGGAAGCCGGTTCTCCACGTGCACCACAATATGTATTTGAAGCAGGCGTACCTGTATTTGGTGTGTGCTACGGCATGCAAACCATGGCTGAGCAATTAGGCGGTAAAGTTGCAGGTTCATCTGAGCGTGAATTTGGTTACGCTCAAGTTAAGATTGTTGAGCCAACGCATTTCTTAGAAGGCATTCAAGACGCAGTAGCAGAAGACGGTACTGCATTAATGGATGTATGGATGAGCCACGGTGATAAAGTGGTAGAAATCCCATCTGATTTCGTAAAAGTAGCAGAAACTGAAACCTGTCCATTTGCTGCAATGGCAAATGAAGAGAAGCGTTTCTACGGTGTTCAGTTCCACCCAGAAGTAACGCACACACGTCAAGGTATGAAGTTAATTGAAAACTTCGTAATGAACATTTGTGGTTGTGAAAAGTTATGGACGTCAGCAAACATTATTGAAGATGCTGTTGCACGTATCAAAGAGCAAGTGGGTGACGATGAAGTTATCCTTGGTCTTTCAGGTGGTGTGGATTCATCTGTAGTTGCGATGCTTATTCACCGTGCAATTGGCGACAAACTAACGTGTGTATTTGTTGATAACGGTCTACTTCGTTTGAATGAAGGTCAGCAAGTAATGGACATGTTTGGCGACAAGTTCGGCTTAAACATTGTTCATGTACAAGCAGAAGAGCGTTTCTTATCTGCACTTGCAGGTATTGATGATCCTGAAGCGAAGCGTAAGAAAATTGGTCACGTATTCGTTGATGTATTTGATGAAGAATCTAAAAAGCTATCAAATGCGAAATGGCTAGCTCAAGGCACAATCTACCCAGATGTTATTGAGTCTGCTGCATCGAAAACAGGTAAAGCGCACGTTATTAAATCTCACCATAACGTAGGTGGTCTACCTGATGATATGGAAATGGGTCTTGTTGAGCCATTAAAAGAGCTATTTAAAGATGAAGTACGTAAGATTGGTCTAGAGCTTGGCTTACCTTACAACATGCTTTACCGCCACCCATTCCCAGGTCCTGGTCTAGGTGTGCGTGTACTAGGTGAAGTGAAGAAAGAGTACTGTGACTTACTACGTCGTGCAGATGCCATCTTCATTGAAGAGCTTCATAAAGCGGATCTTTACAACAAAGTATCGCAAGCATTTACTGTATTCCTACCAGTTCGTTCTGTTGGCGTAATGGGTGACGGTCGTAAATATGATTGGGTTGTATCGCTACGTGCAGTAGAAACAATCGACTTTATGACAGCACACTGGGCACACCTGCCTTACGATTTCCTAGGTAAAGTATCGAACCGTATTATCAACGAAGTCGATGGTATTTCTCGCGTAGTTTACGATATTTCAGGTAAGCCACCTGCAACGATTGAGTGGGAATAA
- the cueR gene encoding Cu(I)-responsive transcriptional regulator, which yields MINISEVAEKTGLTAKTIRFYEAKGVISPAPRGANGYRYYNQSHIAELLLIKRSRMIGFSLDECRELLALSTDTGRQSRDVKEKAQQKLKEIDNKINELLQMKKTLEALTAKCPGDKTAKCPILEGLTQQE from the coding sequence ATGATTAATATTAGTGAAGTGGCTGAAAAAACAGGCTTAACAGCGAAAACAATTCGTTTTTATGAGGCCAAGGGTGTTATCTCTCCAGCTCCTCGAGGAGCAAATGGTTATCGCTATTACAACCAAAGCCATATTGCAGAGCTATTACTTATTAAGCGTTCACGCATGATTGGTTTTTCATTGGATGAATGCCGAGAGTTATTAGCGTTATCAACTGATACAGGACGTCAAAGCCGTGATGTGAAAGAAAAAGCACAGCAGAAACTAAAAGAGATTGATAATAAAATTAATGAATTGCTGCAAATGAAGAAGACGCTAGAAGCGCTAACAGCGAAGTGCCCTGGTGATAAAACCGCAAAATGCCCGATATTGGAAGGACTAACACAACAAGAATAA
- a CDS encoding copper-translocating P-type ATPase, with translation MNTITLPLANVHCMNCVGKIRSALAQLPDCQIIDINTKQITLSSDSPLKAIYKKIKSLGYQVGFNYQLPLSGLSCGRCVAKVENAFSQRDDIFNYAVTKQQADVTGALSEQTLTDLISSLGYQVVSEPTAHTLTFSLSGLSCGRCVAKLTDKFNEAGNIEIIELDKTHAKLLTTHSASDVIAIITDAGYHAEQLLTFNDPNTVVSKVLEENEGTEPTLTVEHSQSEAVKPTTNNVQQLLLSGMTCASCVASVEKAIKPIAGVESVNVNLAERTALIAGSPNIEQVIQAVKDAGYGAEVSEDEQTRRQRQQEQNTQTFKTHLRNACIALSLGVPMMAWGIFGGSMMIDSTTSQLAWGFVGLITLLLLVTVGKDFYINSWKAFKHHRATMDTLVALGTGAAWLFSMLVVLKPDMFPTAARHVYFEATAMIIGLITLGHALEARARSQTSKALERLIDLQPQTAIVVENGIESERPLSDVKSNMILRLRPGTKVAVDGVVIEGNTYIDESMLTGEPLAVHKQTGDNVRAGTINQQGSLLFKAEHIGSDTMLARIIQLVRQAQSSKPALARLADTISSIFVPSVMIIAIITAMVWYYFGPAPSSAYMLVAATTVLIIACPCALGLATPMSVTVGVGRAAELGILIRDAEAMQQAANIDTVVLDKTGTLTEGKPQVVSIQSYNNLNEDQLLQLTASLEQGSEHPLANAIIQSAKQKGLTLSPVSDFAATAGMGVSGIVNTQSVMLGNEKLMAKHNIEISQVQDDFDRIAAQGATSVYLAQNNQLIGIIGISDPLRSDSLSAVKRMQDMGLTVVMLTGDSYKTAQVIANKLGINDVVADVLPDGKAAQIKQLQQQGKRVAMVGDGINDAPALALAEVGIAMGSGTDVAIESAQFTLMRHSLHGVADALELSKATLRNMKENLFGAFIYNSLGIPVAAGVLYPLTGALLSPVIAGAAMALSSITVVTNANRLRLFKPSYQPQVTEDK, from the coding sequence ATGAATACCATTACTCTCCCACTTGCTAACGTCCACTGCATGAATTGTGTAGGGAAAATTCGTTCTGCATTAGCACAATTGCCTGACTGCCAGATCATCGATATTAATACCAAACAAATCACGCTAAGTAGCGATAGTCCACTTAAAGCTATTTACAAAAAAATCAAAAGCTTAGGCTATCAAGTTGGCTTTAATTACCAATTACCACTATCAGGTTTATCTTGTGGTCGCTGCGTAGCAAAAGTTGAAAATGCCTTCAGTCAACGCGATGATATCTTCAACTATGCCGTTACCAAACAACAAGCAGATGTAACGGGAGCATTAAGTGAGCAAACACTTACAGATCTCATTTCATCCTTGGGCTATCAGGTTGTATCTGAACCTACTGCACATACATTAACGTTTTCTCTATCAGGGCTTTCTTGCGGTCGATGCGTAGCCAAGCTGACAGATAAATTCAATGAAGCGGGTAATATCGAAATCATTGAGCTAGATAAAACCCATGCAAAACTACTCACAACGCACTCCGCTTCTGATGTGATTGCGATCATTACCGATGCAGGCTATCACGCTGAGCAACTCCTCACATTCAATGACCCAAACACGGTGGTATCGAAAGTACTTGAGGAGAATGAAGGAACGGAGCCAACATTAACAGTAGAACATTCACAATCTGAAGCAGTAAAACCAACAACGAATAACGTACAACAGTTACTACTATCTGGCATGACTTGCGCAAGCTGTGTCGCATCTGTTGAGAAAGCGATAAAACCGATTGCAGGCGTAGAAAGTGTTAACGTTAACTTAGCTGAACGTACTGCTTTAATAGCTGGTAGTCCGAATATTGAGCAAGTGATCCAAGCGGTTAAAGATGCAGGCTATGGCGCAGAAGTGAGCGAAGATGAGCAAACTCGTCGCCAACGTCAACAAGAGCAAAATACCCAAACCTTCAAAACGCACCTAAGAAATGCATGTATTGCATTAAGTTTAGGCGTACCCATGATGGCTTGGGGGATCTTTGGCGGCAGTATGATGATCGACTCAACCACCAGCCAATTAGCATGGGGATTTGTTGGGTTAATAACCCTATTATTGCTCGTAACTGTTGGTAAAGATTTCTATATCAATAGTTGGAAAGCATTTAAACACCACCGCGCCACTATGGATACGTTAGTCGCGCTAGGAACAGGTGCTGCTTGGCTATTTTCAATGTTAGTTGTGCTTAAGCCTGATATGTTTCCAACCGCTGCTCGCCATGTGTACTTCGAAGCCACAGCCATGATTATAGGTTTAATCACCTTAGGTCATGCACTTGAAGCACGTGCTCGTAGCCAAACATCCAAGGCTTTAGAGCGTCTTATCGATCTACAACCTCAAACCGCTATCGTGGTTGAAAACGGCATCGAATCAGAGCGCCCACTAAGTGATGTTAAAAGCAATATGATCTTACGTCTCCGTCCTGGTACGAAAGTGGCTGTTGATGGTGTTGTGATTGAAGGCAATACCTATATTGATGAATCCATGCTGACTGGTGAGCCATTGGCTGTACATAAGCAAACTGGGGATAACGTTCGGGCAGGTACGATAAACCAACAAGGCTCATTACTCTTTAAAGCCGAGCATATTGGTAGCGATACCATGTTGGCACGTATTATCCAGCTAGTTCGCCAAGCACAAAGCAGTAAACCCGCTCTTGCACGTTTAGCCGATACTATTTCAAGCATCTTTGTACCAAGCGTGATGATCATTGCCATAATTACCGCAATGGTTTGGTATTACTTTGGTCCTGCACCATCGTCGGCGTATATGTTAGTTGCCGCAACTACCGTTCTGATCATCGCTTGTCCTTGTGCACTTGGCCTTGCAACGCCAATGTCTGTCACTGTCGGGGTTGGTCGTGCCGCTGAGCTCGGGATCTTAATTCGTGATGCAGAGGCAATGCAGCAAGCTGCGAATATCGATACTGTTGTATTAGATAAAACAGGCACGCTTACTGAAGGTAAACCACAAGTTGTGAGCATTCAAAGCTATAACAACTTAAACGAAGATCAGCTGCTACAACTAACAGCAAGTTTAGAGCAAGGCTCAGAGCATCCTTTAGCCAATGCCATTATTCAATCAGCAAAACAAAAAGGATTAACACTCTCACCAGTCAGTGATTTTGCAGCAACAGCGGGTATGGGTGTCTCAGGTATCGTCAATACGCAATCTGTTATGCTGGGTAACGAAAAACTCATGGCTAAACACAATATCGAAATCAGTCAGGTACAAGATGACTTTGATCGTATTGCTGCACAAGGTGCAACATCGGTTTATTTAGCGCAAAACAATCAGTTAATTGGCATTATTGGTATTAGCGATCCGCTACGTAGCGACTCATTAAGTGCCGTAAAACGTATGCAAGACATGGGCTTAACGGTTGTAATGCTAACTGGCGATAGCTATAAAACTGCGCAGGTTATTGCTAATAAGCTGGGTATTAACGACGTTGTTGCTGACGTATTACCTGATGGAAAAGCGGCACAAATCAAGCAACTTCAGCAACAAGGTAAACGTGTTGCAATGGTAGGTGATGGCATTAATGACGCCCCTGCATTGGCCTTAGCTGAAGTAGGGATTGCGATGGGTAGCGGTACAGATGTGGCGATTGAAAGTGCCCAGTTTACCTTAATGCGTCACTCTCTTCATGGTGTCGCTGATGCGCTAGAACTATCAAAAGCAACCTTACGTAATATGAAAGAAAACCTATTTGGT